The proteins below are encoded in one region of Castor canadensis chromosome 6, mCasCan1.hap1v2, whole genome shotgun sequence:
- the Mocs2 gene encoding molybdopterin synthase sulfur carrier subunit isoform X3, whose amino-acid sequence MVPRCQVEVLYFAKSAEIAGVRSETISVSQEIKALQLWNEIEARHPGLADVRNQVIFAVRQEYVELGDQLLLLQPGDEIAIIPPISGG is encoded by the exons ATGGTTCCGCGATGCCAG GTTGAAGTATTGTATTTTGCAAAAAGTGCTGAAATAGCAGGAGTTCGATCAGAGACTATCTCTGTGtcacaagaaataaaagcattgCAGCTGTGGAACGAGATAGAAGCTCGACATCCCGG ATTGGCTGATGTTAGAAATCAAGTGATATTTGCTGTTCGTCAAGAGTATGTCGAACTTGGAGATCAactcctcctgcttcaaccaGGAGACGAAATTGCCATTATTCCCCCCATTAGTGGAGGGTAG
- the Mocs2 gene encoding molybdopterin synthase catalytic subunit isoform X1, protein MVPRCQVEVLYFAKSAEIAGVRSETISVSQEIKALQLWNEIEARHPGNDMDEVEEKPKDIIKFTAENLSVDEVSQLVISPLCGAISLFVGTTRNNFEGKKVISLEYEAYLPMAENEIRKIYSDIRQKWPVKHIAVFHRLGLVPVSEASIIIAVSSAHRAASLEAVSYAIDTLKAKVPIWKKEIYEESSSSWKRNKECFWATDK, encoded by the exons ATGGTTCCGCGATGCCAG GTTGAAGTATTGTATTTTGCAAAAAGTGCTGAAATAGCAGGAGTTCGATCAGAGACTATCTCTGTGtcacaagaaataaaagcattgCAGCTGTGGAACGAGATAGAAGCTCGACATCCCGG GAATGATATGGATGAAGTTGAAGAGAAACCCAAAGACATAATAAAATTCACTGCTGAGAATCTTTCAGTAGATGAAGTCTCACAGTTGGTGATTTCTCCCCTTTGTGGTgcaatatccctatttgtag ggACTACAAGAAATAACTTTGAAGGCAAAAAGGTCATTAGTTTAGAATATGAAGCATACCTACCAATggcagaaaatgaaatcagaaaaatttATAGTGACATTAGGCAGAAATGGCCAGTTAAACACATAGCAGTGTTCCATCGACTTGG CTTGGTTCCAGTGTCAGAAGCAAGCATAATTATTGCTGTGTCCTCAGCCCACAGGGCTGCATCCCTTGAAGCTGTGAGCTATGCCATAGATACTTTAAAAGCCAAGGTGCCCATATGGAAAAAG gaAATATATGAAGAGTCATCATCATcttggaaaagaaacaaagaatgcttTTGGGCAACTGACAAGTAG
- the Mocs2 gene encoding molybdopterin synthase catalytic subunit isoform X2: MSNLEINSSCFNQETKLPLFPPLVEGRTFKPSRNDMDEVEEKPKDIIKFTAENLSVDEVSQLVISPLCGAISLFVGTTRNNFEGKKVISLEYEAYLPMAENEIRKIYSDIRQKWPVKHIAVFHRLGLVPVSEASIIIAVSSAHRAASLEAVSYAIDTLKAKVPIWKKEIYEESSSSWKRNKECFWATDK, translated from the exons ATGTCGAACTTGGAGATCAactcctcctgcttcaaccaGGAGACGAAATTGCCATTATTCCCCCCATTAGTGGAGGGTAGAACTTTTAAGCCATCTAG GAATGATATGGATGAAGTTGAAGAGAAACCCAAAGACATAATAAAATTCACTGCTGAGAATCTTTCAGTAGATGAAGTCTCACAGTTGGTGATTTCTCCCCTTTGTGGTgcaatatccctatttgtag ggACTACAAGAAATAACTTTGAAGGCAAAAAGGTCATTAGTTTAGAATATGAAGCATACCTACCAATggcagaaaatgaaatcagaaaaatttATAGTGACATTAGGCAGAAATGGCCAGTTAAACACATAGCAGTGTTCCATCGACTTGG CTTGGTTCCAGTGTCAGAAGCAAGCATAATTATTGCTGTGTCCTCAGCCCACAGGGCTGCATCCCTTGAAGCTGTGAGCTATGCCATAGATACTTTAAAAGCCAAGGTGCCCATATGGAAAAAG gaAATATATGAAGAGTCATCATCATcttggaaaagaaacaaagaatgcttTTGGGCAACTGACAAGTAG